The following coding sequences lie in one Deltaproteobacteria bacterium genomic window:
- the mftB gene encoding mycofactocin biosynthesis chaperone MftB (MftB, a small protein, is a peptide chaperone that assists the radical SAM enzyme MftC in performing two modifications to the C-terminal Val-Tyr dipeptide of the mycofactocin precursor peptide, MftA. MftB's role is analogous to the role of PqqD in the biosynthesis of PQQ, a cofactor that derives entirely from a Tyr and a Glu in the precursor PqqA.), whose translation MAASHRELRYTLAPGCQVREEDFGLLFYNARGPRLFFVSSGKLLKENFFTGEHTLETWWQECLAQDPAAKAGLGEMEKTLDHLREKGVILEC comes from the coding sequence ATGGCCGCATCCCACAGAGAACTCCGATACACCCTGGCCCCCGGCTGCCAGGTAAGGGAGGAAGATTTCGGACTCCTTTTTTATAACGCCCGGGGGCCCCGCCTTTTTTTTGTCTCCTCCGGAAAACTCCTGAAAGAAAATTTTTTTACGGGAGAACATACGTTGGAAACCTGGTGGCAGGAATGCCTGGCCCAAGACCCCGCGGCCAAAGCCGGCCTGGGGGAGATGGAAAAAACCCTGGATCACTTAAGAGAAAAAGGGGTTATCCTTGAGTGCT
- the mftA gene encoding mycofactocin precursor (Mycofactocin is a small molecule electron carrier derived from the final two amino acids, Val-Tyr, of MftA, the mycofactocin precursor. It plays a role in redox homeostasis and the metabolism of alcohols and aldehydes in Actinobacteria, including Mycobacterium tuberculosis.): protein MLEPDNEIKAQSFKSQEEEKDIFLVEEIKIEELAIDGICGVY, encoded by the coding sequence ATGTTAGAACCAGATAATGAAATCAAAGCCCAATCTTTTAAGAGCCAAGAGGAAGAAAAAGACATCTTTTTGGTTGAGGAAATCAAGATCGAAGAATTGGCCATAGACGGTATCTGCGGGGTTTATTGA